DNA sequence from the Marmota flaviventris isolate mMarFla1 chromosome 15, mMarFla1.hap1, whole genome shotgun sequence genome:
CCTGGTAGGTAGAGGAAGCACGGTGATGGTGAGGGGGTGTGGTCCCTCATGCTCCTGGTGGGGCAGGTGCACGACCTTGCTCCATATTGCCCAGCTCTCGGGCTCCCAACCCCAAGATTCACCTCTGCAGTTTTGGCCCTCCTTCCTGCAACAAACCCTTCTGTTCCCAGGTTCAGCTATACCCCAACCACCTGCCCAGCTTCCTGAGCCAGACCCAGGGCTATCTGCGGAGTCCTCAGGACCCACTGCGGCACGCTGCCACTGTGCTTGTAGGTAAGGTAGTCCTGGGTAGGCCATCTCACCCAGGGCTCTATGAACTggacccttccctcccctctgggACATGCAGCCGGAACTCGGGGTTTGCTTTGCTCCAGGCTTCCTGATTTATCACGCAAGTCCCAGAGGAGTCAGCCAGGAGCTGCTGGATTCCGTGTTCCAGGGTGAGGACTCAGCATGTCAGAGCGTGAGGTCCTGAAGGGGTGGCGGGTGCTAGGACCGGGGGGATGCTGGAGGGCCAGGGCTCTGACGCTGGCATCCCGAGtgaccttccctccctccctgaacCGTGTGTGTGCACAGACCTAGGGCAGCTGCGGAGCGACCCCGAGCCGGCGGTGGCCGCGGCGGCGCTCGTGTCTGCCCAGCAGGTGGCGCTGCTGACCCGTTCGCAGGACCGACGACGCGGTCCTCGCTTCCTGCGCCTCCCTTGGCGTCGCGCCCGCTCAGTTCAGCCCGCGCCTCTCTACGACGACAGCCCGTTCCAGCGTAGGAGCCTCGCAGGCCGCTGGGGCAGCTCGGGAACCCACTGAGCTCAAGCTAGGGCCCTCGGACCAGCGTCTGACGGGGGCACTGACCCACACCATCCTCAGTCCCCACGATGGCAGATCTGCAAAGGGTACCCTGGGCCTGGAGCTGGACGCCATCCCCTTGCTCTGGGACTCTTCTCCAGAGATCACCACGTGACAGAGAGGGACAGCTGGTACCATTTCACCCTGAGCTCCTCCCCTCTCGAATCCCTGGGTCCATCTGTCCCCTGCCAGGCCTATTTTCCTGGTCCCCTGGAGTGTGCCCTGTCCAAACTTTGGCTTGGCATCTGGCCTAGAGGGGGTCTTAAATGGGGGTCTGGTAGGGACACTATGGAGCCACACACCACAGGCTGTCCTGCCCCTTCCTGGACTCTGCCTTCCGCCCGCCACAGCCGACCAGCCCTGCCAGCAGTCATCACCCCCTCCTTACCCTGTCCCTATTCCTGATTGCTGTCCTGGTTTatgtcctctctgccctcctgcccaCACCTGCTGTCCACCTCCAGGGGCCACCCACCCCTACCCCACCTGACAGTGGGCTTCTCTGGAAGGCTCCCCTGATGACCCATCCTGAGGACAGCACAGGGGGATTACCCTTATGGGCTGAGGGAACCTTCTTCCTCAGAGAGACTCACACACGCAGGTGTCTTTCCCTCAGGGACAGGGATGGGGTCCTGCCCTCTCCCCAGCTCCCTGGCTCCACTCCACCCATAGGACAATAAACACGCGGCTCACAGGGGTGGGTCTGACTGAGAGTGCCAGCAGGAGAGCTAAGGAGCAGGCAAAGCCAGTGCAGCCAGATGGCAGAGCCACTGGCCCCGCCCAGGGAAGCCCTGGGGCCAGCGCTCTTGGGACTGGCCTCAGGGTCTCTGTAGATGAATCTCGCAGGCTGCGTTGTAGGGTCAGGCCAATGTGTGAGTGAGTCTTTGTAGACCCAGGGGCGAGGGTCAGTGAATCAATTTGGATCCTCCAGAGCAGATGCTGAAAGGGATCACATGCAAGAGATGTGTCAAAGGAAAGGCCGGAGAGCCTGGGAGGCGCCAGATCTGGTGactgagagggagggaaggaaaagcgTCTGTGTGGGAGCTGTGGACATCCATGCTGGCCTCCAGGAGCTTTCAAGCTGGTCAGCCATGTACAGGGTGAGTGTCAGAACAAAAGCCAAATGGATCCCCTCAGGAACAGTGCCCCCCAAAGCAAGCCTGGCCTCCCCACCTTCCTTGCAACCCAGGAACAGACCCCAGGAGGGGCATGTGACACTCTCCCTCCAAGCACAGGCTTATCTGCACCCCGGAGCACAGCGTGTCCATGGGCAAGCCCTACGGTGCTGCCCAGCCCACCCTCAGGTCGGGGCTCCGACGGGGAAGCAGCCGTGGTGAGAAGACAGCACCCACCACCCTACCTGTGGTACTTGGACAGCCCACACCCCTTTGCAAGCTGCTCGGAGCCAGGCTGTCTTGCCCAAGCGTCTGCCTGTTGTAGACCTGGGTCCACCTGTCTGCCATGGCCCTGGCCCAGGAGCTGGCAGCCATGCGTACTCCCTGGTGTGGTGTGAGGTTCAGGTGAAGTACCCAGAGCCTCTGGAAGTGTGACTCGCCCTGGGACTTTGTTACAATTCCAGGGAAGCTGCAGGTGGCCAGGTGGCTTGGGCCCTCTGTGAGGGCGCCTCAGCTCCAGCCCTCCAGGGGACCCATCCCCTTCACCCACAGAAAAGTCCACTCATGGTTAatcttccacctgggtgttgggcTTAGAGGGCCAGGGGACAGCTGCACCCTGACACATGTACACCCTCTCCCCTTTTCACATAAGGCCCTGCCAGAGGCTAGCCaggctgtatttatttatttgtttttggtactgggggttgaactcaggggtgcttcaccactgaaccacacccccagctacttaagttgctgaggctggcttggaacttgtgatccccctgcctcagcctccaagttgctggaatcacaggcctGTGCTGTGCTGCGGACTGTGGACCTGCCATAAAGACACTCACCTGGCATCCCAGGTCCCGGGGCACCCATAGTACCTGGCCACATCAACCACACATTTCACTCTAGACATGGATGCCATGGGCTGCTGATCCCCTGGGAAGAATCCCCTGCCTGTGCTCTGAGACCTGCTGAATTCCCAGGGATCTGAACATGAGGACTCGGAGGCCTCCAACCTGCAGAGATTCCTACCTATGAGCAAAGGTGTTTCTTTAGGACAAGTCACCCTTACCTCTCCAGGACCTTCCTTGTGGTCCCAGGAGTCCTGGGTCTCTTGGGCCTTAGCCACAGCTGCATCCCTGTGTCCCAGCCTATGGGCTGAGAAGGGGCCTGCTCCTGTCAGCAAGGTACCCCAAGTTCCCTAAAGCAAGGCAGCCATTCCCTGTGCCTCAGGAACAGACCACCCTGTGGAACTGACTCCCCTAAACTGCTCTGCTTTCCTTTCACAGGCAACCAagcaggctggggaggctggggatgtggccatgTCCAAACTCCTCCCCTGGCAGGAGCAAGACCATGGGGGGTACCTGCATTTGGCCCACATGTGCCTTCTGGTCCTGTTTGGGCATGGTCCCCATCCTACCCATCTTTTTGAGGACTCAGGACCCTCAAAAACAGAACTGTTACCATTCTTTCCTTTGTACAtcatatttattgagttttcCCAACTCCTGGGCCTTTGAGTGAGCTGGCCCTGTAGTTAAATGGGCTTTCAGCCTTCCTAGGGCTGGCAGGGGGGTGCCTGGCTGGAGAGCTGCCCAGCGTGCAGGTTAACGGGGCTCCTCATGTAGCCCTGACAGCAGGGTCAGGGAGGCATAGAGCGCACACGTGGGGCCCTGGGCCTGAGGTTCCCAGCACACATGGGGGGCGCCCACCTGCAGCACCAGGCCACATTCCTCCAACAGGGTCCACCCTGGGGCCTCCTTGCCCCAGCTACTCCCAAGGAGCCCAGGGGGCAAGGACATAGCCTTCTGCTCCTGCCATGGGGTGCTCTGCTGCAAGAGGTGCTCCACCTGCAGGAGGGTAGGAGGTTATGGGTGGAAGAGCTAGTCCTGAGTCCCTGGGCATGCTCTGCCCTCACAGGTGTCCCAGGGCCCATTCCAGCCCCCATGCTGTGCCCTCTCACCAGCTTGAGCTGCTCCAACAGGGTCCCTGTCTCCAGCAAGTCAGCCAGCAGCTCACGCTGCGTTTCACTCAGCACTGGGGAGAGACATGGTCTGAGAGGGGGCTCAGGGAGGCCTAGTGGGGAACCTAGTCCTTCCCTCTGTCCCACATCTACTCCCCAGAGGTCACTCACCCGTCAGCGCCCCCAACAAGTAGAAGACAGGGGCGGCAAGTTCTGGCACAGGCATCCTGGAGGGGAGCACCAGGCACTCGAGGACAGCACCTGCTGGGCCGTCCAGCTGCTCCACTTGCCCGCCATAGCATAGGCCCTGCTCCAGCTGGGGCACAGACAGGGTGCATGAGCCTGAGCTGGCTGGGCAGACCCTTCCACCCCCACACAGCCCACTTACTGAGGACTCTAAAGCTTGCAGGGCCAGCGGGTCCTTCAGGATCCTCCCCAGGGCCCCCAGCAGCTGCTGTCTCAGGTTCTTTTCCATGTGCTCCAGTTCCTCAGAGCCAGCCTGCACCTCTGCCTGCAGGCCCTGGAAGTCTTCAGTGACAACCAACTCTTCAAGTGGCCCATCTATGGGGACAGAGAGCCCTGGAGAGCCCTGGACAGGAAGGGCACACCCCAGGAGCAGAAGGAGAGCCCCCAGGGGTCCAAGAGGTATCAAAAGTTCACAAACCTGACAGGAACTTGAGGCGGTCGTGGATGGACTCTAACATGGAGGAGAGTCTGAAGGCTTGCTTCGGTGAGCTGCCTGCCCCTCGGGGAGGTTTGTGGCCTGGGCAGAGGTGtgaggacaggggagggaggacagcATGGCTTAGTGCCAGAGTAGGTCCCTGAGCCGAAGAGGGCTGAGGCCTTCCTCCCTGGCCCCATCCCCAACACTGGCAGCCCAGAGCAGGTGTGAGGCCACAGAGGGCCGTGACACCTGGATGTGACCCCTGTGTGTGCATATGAGGAGCCTGTCCTTTGGGGAGGCTGTCCAGCACCACGGGCCCTGAACACAGGAGAAGGCCTTAATAGCAAAGGAAGGGTTCTCCCTTTGGACAGGCAGGGCTCACCTTTGGGGGACCGTGGGAAGGTCCTCTGCTTCTCATCCGGGAAGAACAGTATGTCTGGCGATGGGTGGgagcagagaggggaaggaggtCACCAGGATCCCCTCCTGCATAGGCCCCCTCCCCAGGTGAGGCCTTGCCTCAGTCTTCCACACACCAGAGCCCTGGGAGGTTGAGCAGCCAGATGCCTGCAGCAGCCCCTAGGCAGCTGGTGGCCCTCCCAAGGCCTTCCACCTCTCCATGGCGTCTGGGCCCCAGAGACATCCCCAGCTCTACTGACCCCAGTCAGAGCCAATGATGAGTTGGGCCACTCGAAACGCAAGGGTGCTGCCTGCGGGGACGGTGACCGTATTCTTCCGGCTCAGGTGGCCCTGGCTCTCACCCTGAGGGACGAATAGACATAGCAGGACTGGGCCCTAGGTGTGGGGACGTGGGGTGTGGTGTGGGCTGGGTGCTAGTAACAAACTTGCTACTGGTGTCAGCCAACCCAGGCTTTGGGGAGCCCTGGGTCAAGCGTGGGGCTGTGAACTGCTCCTGCAGGGCTCTTGGCAAAACCTTGCCTGCTGCCACCCTGCGTTCATGTCAGGCCAAGATGGGCTGAGGGCCGGCCACACACCTGAAGGCACATGTTTCCAGGCAGTGCAAACTGGCCCGAGCCCTCCTTCTTGCGGGTTTGGGTGACCTTCACCTCTTCCTGGGTCTGTAGCACCTCCGTCACCACATACACATTGTCCCTGCGATTCCTCAGCTGCTGCAGGATCTTGTGTTCGGGCTGCCGCAGGCGCCTGCAGGAAGCTCACTGGGGTATGTCCACCACAGACTGGCCTCCCCACTGCCCCACGATGGGTGGGGTGAAGTGGCAAGGGCATCTGGGAGTCTGCAGATGCCAGGCATGGGTACCCTTCCTGGGTACTCCCAACAGTGTCTAGGTGGGTGTGAAGAGGAGGGATGAGGTCCAGCAGGGAGAAGTGGACCCATGGGACCCCGGGGCACCCGCTAGCCTTTACTCTCCTCTACACTGAGCCTGAGGCTCAGTTTGATCCCCAGGTCCCTGCCTTCATGATATGTCCTTGCAACTGAGGTCTGGGTGACTGTGCCGCCTCCTTCCCTGGCAGCCCACCATGGCCACAGCGCTCCCTTGCCTCTTAGACTCTCCTTGCTGGCACACAGGCATGGCCTTGGGATTCTCCTGATGTCCATGACCCAGTGGCCTCCCCATATGTGTGGCTGCACAGGGTCAGGGACCTCAGTCCCTCCAGAGCTCACCTCTCCTGTTGCATGATCTCCCAAGTGTTTGGGTCCACACGCAGCGTGCACACGTTCATGGAGGCACTGGAGCTGCCGGACACTGCAGCTCCACCTGAGATCTTCCCTTGTCCCAGGGCTCCCAACTCCACACTGCCCTGCAGCTGGCCGTCCACAGCGTCATAGAAGTGGAAAGGGCCACTACGCTCCAACTCTGAAGCAAGACCAGACCTGAGCATGGGGCCTGTCCCACCTGCTACTGTCCTGTCCCACCCCCAGGCAGTGGGACCTTTGAAAAGGCCAACCCTCTGCAAACAGGGCCAGAGGCCCAGAGCTGGTGAGCCTAGCAGGTGGCAGGTGTGGCCAGGCCACTCCTTTCTTCTCCCTGGATACCTGGTTCTGGGGCATCAGGCTCCAGAATGTCCTTGATTGACAGGTTGACACAGGTATAGCGAGGTCTCCAGAACCAGGAGCTTGGGGACTTCCTGCTCAGCAGTCTGTAAGGCTGGTAGCTGGTGGAGCTCTG
Encoded proteins:
- the Gsdmd gene encoding gasdermin-D, with protein sequence MPSAFEGLVRSVVRELDHSRELIPVDSLQSSTSYQPYRLLSRKSPSSWFWRPRYTCVNLSIKDILEPDAPEPELERSGPFHFYDAVDGQLQGSVELGALGQGKISGGAAVSGSSSASMNVCTLRVDPNTWEIMQQERRLRQPEHKILQQLRNRRDNVYVVTEVLQTQEEVKVTQTRKKEGSGQFALPGNMCLQGESQGHLSRKNTVTVPAGSTLAFRVAQLIIGSDWDILFFPDEKQRTFPRSPKGHKPPRGAGSSPKQAFRLSSMLESIHDRLKFLSDGPLEELVVTEDFQGLQAEVQAGSEELEHMEKNLRQQLLGALGRILKDPLALQALESSLEQGLCYGGQVEQLDGPAGAVLECLVLPSRMPVPELAAPVFYLLGALTVLSETQRELLADLLETGTLLEQLKLVEHLLQQSTPWQEQKAMSLPPGLLGSSWGKEAPGWTLLEECGLVLQVGAPHVCWEPQAQGPTCALYASLTLLSGLHEEPR